actctgaaattctctccctacacctctccctctgtctaccacacTTTCCCCCATTAAGACACTTGAGTATTGATAAAAAGAGACATTTGTCAAAATTTCATCAGgatagatgcaagaataccaaatttcaaagattATCAGTTgtgctcataatgtggctcacttacactttctagaagtgacatatattcatacacGGCCTCTGTAGGCAGAACGAACAAGCCCAGGCATGGGGCCTTTtgctgaattaaacaaaagcacagGGGATGATAGCTCCCtgctgtattctccatggcaacaaccaAGCAGAGCTGTCAGGCCAACCAATCCCTACCAACCaatacccttttctcatgcagtataaattattgttacCTTTGAAATTTGGGatttttgcatctgtcctgatgagtgcaagtcgaaaagctttgacagcttgtctcttttttcaataaTGCTCAATTTCAGTACAACCAAGCGACTATTTAAAACTCTGCTGAAACCcctttgcccaagcttttggtcaccagtcctaatacctccttatgtgtcTGGATGTCACATTTTTTGTTTTATAAGTTTCCTGTGAAGCTCACTGGGATGAGTTATGTTAAcagaagttgttgttgtttctgaCTGTTACCCTGATCTCCTGCTTTACAACAACCCATTGATTTCACACCAAACTCCATCTCTGATTTATTGTCCCTCCTGTGGGTCATTCATCCGGGTCTGCAGCCGCTGTAAAGTTGGCGGCCACGCATGCGCCCTGTTAGACATTGCCCCCCACAAACATGGCGGTCACGCTCGCTCCGTTTTGGGCATTGCCCCGCACaaagatggcggccgttaacTGGGGCCTTTTTCGGGAAACAGGCCTAAACTGTCGTCCCGCTTCGTGAAACGTGGGATCGATAGCTCAttattgagggttatgggggggggggagaaccgTGAGTTTATGAAGCCTCCCAACCCACCCACTGGATCTTTCTATGATCGCGGGTTTATTTTCGGCTCGGAATCCGCACTTTGTAAATCCCGCACTTTAAACACGCTCGCTCGAACTCTCTCACCGTCGGTCTCCACGGACTGTGCATGCTCCAGATCACAGTCATTAACGGCAGGTCCAGACCAATAGGAAGAGGGGGGGCGGAGGTGGAGGACCGCTTGGGTGTTGATGGTCCTCCAGCcaatcggagtgaatgaggggcggGGTGGGAGTAAAGCATGCgcagtgcgggtcagtgctggatcagagtgaGAGCGGTCAGTGGTGAGAAAGGGGCGAGTGCAGGAGAGGAATGGAGCCGGAGGGTGGACTGGGAGGGTTCACAAATACCCGGTGCAGGACTCCAAACCCGGATTAGAAACTCCTGGAGCCCAGTTTACACCGAgtgtttggaaactccttttccaGGGGGTTAGGAGtgggaggatttacacacagcaaactcaaaccaagAGAAATGTTTGGCTCTTAATTCCTGTCCTGAACTGACAGGGATGGGCTTTTTTTTATAATTTCCTTTGTACAGGATATTTaatgggaaggatttgcagatggGGAAACTGAAACCCATACATTATATCAAGATCTGATGGAGTCACCCAATTTATCATAGCCGAAATATCATTGAATTtggaacatggaaggaaaaagcactgttcacagtggggagaaaaggtgtgtgtgtgtgtggacgagaCTTCAGCCAATCATCAGGCCTGTTAAAACATAAATTAAtggggagaaaccatggaaaggttggaattgtgggaagggattctgtTACCCACCTGACTTGGAAACTCATAGGCGCAGCCTCATTCGGGAGacaccattcacctgctccgagtgtggaaaGGGTTTCTCTCATTTATCCACCCTGTTGAGATACCAgtgggttcacactggggagagaccttttaaatgcccagaccaTTGGAAGTGCTTTAAAAGTTCCGGGAACCTAATtgcccatcaacgtgttcacactgacgggAGACCGTTCAggtactctcactgtgtgactgggtTCAAGAATTCGTctgtacaccagcgaattcacattGGGGAGAGGTCGTTTGGCTGCTCCgagtgcgggaagggattcactcggtcatccgccctgcagagacagcagcgaGTTCATATGTAACTACAgtgattggattttgctgttaatcgtatccaggactgaaccatgttcattagCGTCTGTTTCTGCAGATGTTAACaaactccagcccagttatagagtttaatattctggatagaagtcaaataaatcagctttgttttAAACACTGTGTGTTGAGTCTAACacaagttagttccttttgaagggctctccctctgccctgtctcctccatcctcacctccaacaataagtgtgaggagctcatggagcttctttatcacgaagattgagacaatccgatcagctgcctctgcagcttccctcccttccactagcccactgGGACAAACTGTCCTAaagaaccaaaacaaaaacagaattacctggaaaaactcagcaggtctggcagcatcagcggagaagaagagttgacgtttcgagttctcatgaccctttgCCTGAGCCCTGAACCCatttctttctccagtttctctcccatctcccctcagGTGGGTTTCCTTTTGTCCCTCCAGGTTGGACAatcagttgaagcctcgtccacacacataacacagactccagagtgagattggggtgggaagggggaagaGGTCAAAAGGGTCTGTAAGAGTtgtgaggaggagggaagtattgtgattgggggggggggtaagaATTGTGAGAGGTGGAGGTTAAAAGTTGAGACACGAAattaggggttggtggggggcagtGACACTTATTCACTGACCATTTGGATGGAGTTAGTGATGGGGCCTCGACCCTCATTCTCTCAACACCCAGACCACTGGCAGGAAAAGAAACGCACGTGTCCTGGAGCCTTGAACCCAATGGCAGGACTGTCCAGGCTGAGTCTCTGCTCCAAATCCCCCATTGCTGCCTCGGAGCTCACAGCCCCAATTCTTCAGCCCTCCACCTCACCGGGAAATGCGACCCTCTGTTTGTAAAATCGGGCCAAGATTTTTGTTTGGAGCCTCCTGTCTGCAAATCTTCTCCCTCCAATATCCTTCAATAAAGTTCACAGAATTattcactgtcagtacaggatagaaattcagaacagacagtTCTAGGTTCTACGGAACATTTTTTCCTCTCGTTCCCCCGAAGCTGTAACTTCCCATTCCGCACACTCTCTTTCTTCCCTCGGCTGAAATCCGAACCCATCGCACCATCTCCACCATTTCCTTCCTCCGCTcccagttttctccctccctctactcCAGCTGGGTTCAGTTCCCCAGCTCCTGTGACTCTTATTTGGGTCCTCAGACTGACTCCAGCAGCCGTCCAGTGGGACACAGGAGGTTGGATCTTATTCAGACCCTAAAGCCACTCGCCCAGTTCCTGACCCCTTGGTGAGCGGTCAGGGAGTAGCCTCCCAGCAGTTTCTGAATCTCTGTGAGATTAACAAAACGGGCTGGAGAAAGACTCAGTCTGAGCGGTGACACTGCTGGAGGAATGGACAGCTGGGGATCACCATGAAAGCAGCAAAGTTCAAAACAATGGCGCCAACGTGGGGCTCAAAAAGATTAAGGGACACATGGGCATTGCCAACTAAGCTGGTCAGGTATTCAGAAATGCTCTCCACATATCTCTTACCACAGCAAGATTACTGTCTGACTACAATGGTAGGGAATGAAATTGACCACCAGAAGTCCAAAGGTCCAATGCTTTCCACTCAATCATCAATAATATGTCATGAAACTAacagttttaaaattatattactgtggtttattgtaaagtaggtttatgtgtATGAGCTTACATTGTTCTCTGTCACCCTGTACCTGGAGTCTTGACCCACACAGGACCAGTTTGTTGTTTGtgtttctctgtcactctgtatccGGAGTCTTGGCCCACACAGGACCAGTTTGTTGTTTGTGTTTCTCTGTCACCCTGTATCCGGAGTTTTGACCCACACAGGACCAGTTTgttgtttgtgtttctttgtcaCCCTGTATCCAGAGTATTGACCCACACAGGTCCAGTTTATTGTTTGTGTTTCTCTGTCACCCTGTACCCAAAATCTTGACCCACACAGGACCAATTTATTGTGTAtgtttctctgtcactctgtatccGGAGTCTTGACCCACACAGGACCAGTTTGTTGTTTGtgtttctctgtcactctgtatccGGAGTCTTGACCCATACAGGACCAGTTTGTTGTTTCTGTTTCTGTCAGCCTGTACCCGGAGTCTTGACCCAAGCAGGACCAGTTTGTTGTTTGTGTTTCTCTGTCACCCTGTATCCAGAGTATTGACCCACACAGGACCAGTTTGTTGTTTGtgtttctctgtcactctgtatccAGAGTATTGACCCACATGGACCAGTTTGTTGTTTATGTTTCTCTGTCACCCTGTATCAGGAGTCTTGACCCACACAGGACCAGTTTGTTGTTTGTGTTTCTCTGTCACCCTGTATCAGGAGTCTTGACCCACACAGGATCAATTTGTTTTTTGTGTTTCTCTGTCACCCTGTATCAGGAGTCTTGACCCACACAGGACCAGTTTATTGTTTGTGTTTCTCTGTCACCCTGTATCCAGAGTATTGACCCACACAGGACCAGTTTGTTGTTTGTGTTTCTCTGTCAATCTGTACCCGGAGTCTTGACCCACACAGGACCAGTTTGTTGTTTGTGTTGCAGTCTTCAAGGTCTCGCTTGACTCATTTTTGCTTCTCTCGAGATCATAACCATGAGAGAGGAATCTCtttgaccacacttcaaaaagacctcactggctgtaaagcactttggaacacccTGAAGCTgtgtaaggtgctatataaatagaagtCTTCCATCAGCAAAGCAGAAAAGGACCAAGACCAGAAAAGTCAGTAACAGAACATCAGTCAGTCTCCTCTTATCGTAGAGAAATCATAGacttgagcactgtgtatttGACACAAAACTGATTTATTTAACCTTTATTGAACTCCAGCCCAATTACAGGGGTTAGTAACATCAGCTAAAACAAACCCCAACTGTGAGAATGAGCGTGGTTCAATCCTGGTAGTGATttacagcagcagtaacagcagaatccaaccctgGAAGTCACTTGTGAAGTTGCTGGTGTGCCTGTAGGGTGGATgaatgactgaatcccttcccatacatggagcaggtgaacggcctctccccagtgtgagctcGCTGGTGTTTCAGCCGGAGGGATGggtgaatgaatcccttcccacacacggagcaggtgaacagtctctccccagtgtgaactcactgatGTGTCAGCAGATCCAATTTGCTTTTATAGCTTTTCACACAATCAGGACATCTAAAAGGTCTCTTTTCAGAATGAACACGTTAATGTGAAGTGACCTGGATtaattgagtgaatcccttctcaCACTCGGAGCAGATGAATGGCTTCCCCCCCGTTGTAAACTTGCTGGTATATCAACAGAATCGTTCTGCTTTTAAAGCACTTTTAACAgtcaaaacatttaaaaagtCTCTTGTCGGAGTGAACAAGTTGATATGAAGTGAAGGTACTTATCTGAGTGAAtcacttcccacactcagagcaggtgaatggcctctccccagtgtgaacccgccCATGCGTCAGCAGGttagataactgagtgaatcccttcccacactcagagcaggtgaatggcctctcaccagtgtgaactcgctggtgtgtcagcaggtaggataactgagtgaatctcttcccacactcagaacagatgaatggcctctccccagtgtgaactcgctcatGTGTCAGCAGAttagatgactgagtgaatcccttcccacactcagaacagatgaatggcctctccccagtgtgaactcgcttgtgtgtcagcaggttggataaccgagtgaatcccttcccacactcggagcaagtgaacggcctctccccagagCGACCTCGCTGGTGGGTCAGCAGATTGGATaactgagtaaatcccttcccacactcagaacaggtgaacggcctctccccggtgtgaactcgctggtgtatcagcagATTCCTTTTGCTTTTAAAGCTCCTCTCACAGTCacaacatttaaaaggtctcacATCTGAATGAACAAGTTGGTGTGAAGTGAGGTGGGTTAGtagagtgaatcccttcccacactcggagcaggtgaaaggtctctccccggtgtgactgcgtcgatgactttccagctcagatgggtatctgaatcccttcccacagtccccacatttccatggtttctccatggtgtcggtgtccctgtgtctctccaggttggaTGATCAGTTGAATCCTTGTCCACACAAAGAACACTTGCACAGTTTCTCCCCGCAGTGAATGAGATGTTTTATTCAGATGGTGTAACAGGTTAAAGCTCCTTCCACAGTCAGTACATTGGAGCACTCTCACTCGTGTGTTTGTGTCatggtgcttttccagtcacactgatgatTCAAATCTTTTCTCACTGACAAATATTTCTCCTTCCGCATTCAAAGATCAATGATATTCGggtcctgatgaatcgagtgactctgtcagatcttgatgtgatgtttggtttgagtttcccatCTGTAAATCATCTCTCTCTTGTACCCTGTAAAAGGCGTTTACAAAAATCATTACTGTAAATACAGGACAGAAATTCAAGCAGGCAATTCGCGTTTCTTTGGGACATTCTTTCCCCAAACATGTGGTCCAATCAAACTACAAGAAGCCCAAATCAGCAACAAAGTCCCAACAAAAGCAGGAGGAACCCTCCTAACTAAACCAGAATGTAGTTTCCAGTGTCTATGAGACATTCGGTACCCTGAGGTGCTCACCGGTTGTGGGAGATATCAAAATATGTGGACACCACAtattccctctccagggacacccgggcaGGGACAATACCACAGAAGAGACGTCAGTATGACCACCCCATGTGTGTGACACCCATCCTGGATCTACAAATCCCTGTTTTAACCAGGCCCATGAACAGTTACAGGAGAAGATCGGAAAAGTCAAAGGGGcttgaaattttaactctgtttctctctcaacagatgctgtcagacctgctgagcttttccagcttttccggttcttatttcagatttccagctttttctgttttgatttcaggttccggcatccgcagtattttatttcTACGCAGTAGATTTTCTGACTtacccactccccctccacactggCAGCCTAAGGTTAGGACTGTGGGGCTGAAGTCTCACCAAAAGCTGAGGATGAGTCCCAAAGAGGCTTCAACCTTTCATCCTGAACAGATACATGGCCCATGGACTCCTCTCGGCTGCAAAAAAACAcctgcagtctgggagtgggtgaAGCTGCTTCAAAACCTGTAGCCCTGGACATGCCACTCCATTGCACTCTCCCAGGCACTAGGACCCGGTTGGGAACAGTGACGCCAAAGTCCCGCCCACTCTCTTGCGTCGACAATGTAGCCGCGCATGCGCTCTGCTCTCCACTGAAACAAGATGGCGACTGTTAATCTGGGCTTGGCCCCGGGAAAAAGAACCGGAGCTGCAAATGCGGGACCTGCAGGTTTTTATTCAGGGTCTGAGGCCTTCACAAGGTGTTTAGAAGCCCTCCCCGTCCAGCCGCCAGCTCCATCGCTCCCTCCGCGTTTCATCATCCTTACCCGCTGCAAATGTGACCAAGGAGCGTCTCTCCCCATCGCCATCACTGGCACTGCGCATGCTCCAAAGACTCCGGAACTGCGCCTGCGCACTGCTCTGTAGTGGTTTGGGTAGGAGACATTCATTACCGCGGGGAATGCTGGGTTGCCATTGAAAGTCCAATTGCTAACTAGTCATTTTATTGCTATGATGtggagattggggcagtgggccAATCCATAACATTAGCAATCAAATTATACAGAAACCTAAATGTGCAGACCATCCATTATCCACCACTAAGAAGGGGAGTAGGAATTTtttatttatattcattcatgggatgtcagattcactggctgagccagcatttattgcctgtgcctagttgcccttcagaaggtggtggtgagctgccttcttgaaccgctgcagtacatgtggtgcagatacacccacagtgctgttaagcgtgttccaggattttgacccagcaacagtgaaggaatggccgatatatttccaagtcaggctggtgagtgacttggaggcgaacttctGGGTGGTGGTGATAGATGagaatctatctgctgcccttggccttctaggtggtagcagtcttgggtttcgaaggtgctgcttaaggagccttggtgaattcctgtccATTCAAGTATCGTAAATAGATACTTAATGCGGGGAAATCATTCTCTGTGTCTTTAACGAACATCGAAATGCAAAGGGGGAAATGAATTACCTTTAAACACCTCATCCACTTGGCACAGAACTGTCTAAAACTCATAACAGGTGCTCCATGAAACCAAAATAGTGACAAATATTAAACTGGAGACAAAATGATTTTTAAAGATATAAATTGTTTTCCAGAGGATAGAACACATTGTTTTTCGTGGGCAATGCTAGTTAACACCCCCGCCAATGAATGGCTACAATTtctgaaggatgtgaaggcagagGGTCCAGAAAAGATAGAAGAGAACAGTTCACCTTTCAAGGAAAACAAACCCAATCTCACAAATCTAACCAccgaactgaagttcctcatttctggaaccattctcgtgtaTCTTTTTTGCACTCTCACTGATGCTTCACATTCTTCTTAAAATGGGGTGCTCAGAATTAGACACAGTACTGCATTTGGAGCCAAACGAGTGTTTTATTCAGGCttaggtagtcaggaaggcatatggaatgtttgccatcattggcaggggtattgagaaTTTTTATatactgggaagtcatgctgcagctgtatagaaccttggtaaggccacacttggaatattggcatgcaattctggtcaccacattaccagaaggatatggaggcgttggagagggtgcagaggaggtttaccaggatgctgcctggtctggaggttattaactatgtggagaggttggagaaactcggattgttctcactagatcgacggagattgaggggcgacttgatagaagtttacaaaattatgagtggcatggacagagtagatagttggaagctttttcccagggt
Above is a window of Carcharodon carcharias isolate sCarCar2 chromosome 27, sCarCar2.pri, whole genome shotgun sequence DNA encoding:
- the LOC121270520 gene encoding LOW QUALITY PROTEIN: gastrula zinc finger protein XlCGF7.1-like (The sequence of the model RefSeq protein was modified relative to this genomic sequence to represent the inferred CDS: substituted 1 base at 1 genomic stop codon) encodes the protein MEKPWKCGDCGKGFRYPSELESHRRSHTGERPFTCSECGKGFTLLTHLTSHQLVHSDVRPFKCCDCERSFKSKRNLLIHQRVHTGERPFTCSECGKGFTQLSNLLTHQRGRSGERPFTCSECGKGFTRLSNLLTHKRVHTGERPFICSECGKGFTQSSNLLTHERVHTGERPFICSECGKRFTQLSYLLTHQRVHTGERPFTCSECGKGFTQLSNLLTHGRVHTGERPFTCSECGKXFTQISTFTSYQLVHSDKRLFKCFDC